The Humulus lupulus chromosome 3, drHumLupu1.1, whole genome shotgun sequence genome window below encodes:
- the LOC133822764 gene encoding allene oxide cyclase, chloroplastic-like, whose translation MASTSSFITTSPLRVSSQISCRSPSQQTQAQLGFNISNSFPILKLSSSSSSTPKNNSTNFTTKAFFFQKEKTSSSNSSRPTKVQELHVYEINERDRGSPVLLKLAQKSANSLGDLVPFTNKIYSGDLEKRLGITSGICILIQHVPDKHGDRYEAIYSFYFGDYGHLSVQGPYLSYEDSYLAVTGGSGVFEGAYGQVKLRQLVYPFKIFYTFYLKGIPDLPTELVGKSPVAPSPDVEPSPAAKAGESHAIIPSFTN comes from the exons ATGGCATCCACAAGCTCTTTCATAACAACATCACCACTCAGAGTTTCAAGCCAAATAAGCTGTCGTTCCCCTTCCCAACAAACTCAAGCACAATTGGGTTTTAACATCTCAAACTCCTTTCCCATTCTTAAactctcatcatcatcatcatcaacgccAAAAAATAACTCAACCAACTTCACCACCAAAGCTTTTTTCTTCCAAAAGGAGAAAACCTCATCATCCAACTCTTCTAGACCCA CAAAAGTTCAAGAGTTACACGTGTACGAGATCAACGAGCGAGACAGGGGAAGCCCGGTCCTTCTTAAGCTGGCTCAAAAATCGGCCAACTCGCTCGGCGACTTGGTACCGTTCACCAACAAGATCTACTCCGGCGACTTGGAGAAGCGTCTGGGTATAACCTCCGGTATCTGCATCCTCATCCAACACGTGCCCGACAAACACGGGGACAGGTACGAGGCCATCTACAGCTTCTACTTCGGCGACTACGGTCATCTGTCCGTACAGGGACCCTACTTGTCGTACGAGGACTCTTACTTGGCCGTCACCGGCGGCTCCGGGGTGTTTGAGGGGGCGTACGGACAGGTCAAGCTCCGGCAGCTGGTGTATCCCTTCAAGATTTTCTACACGTTTTACCTCAAGGGCATTCCTGATTTGCCGACGGAGCTCGTCGGAAAGTCCCCCGTAGCGCCGTCTCCTGACGTGGAGCCATCTCCCGCTGCCAAGGCGGGGGAGTCTCATGCCATTATTCCTAGCTTCACCAACTGA